In Leptospira fletcheri, the genomic window ACCGGGGAACGCTGGAGTTATTATTCACTTCACCCGTAACCGATTTGGAGATCGTCGCCGGAAAATTCCTCTTCGGCGCCTTGGTTTGTTTGATCGTATCCGTGTTGGTAGACGGTCTCTTCCCTCTTTTTCTGTATTTTTTCTGGAAAGCTCCGCTGTACATCGTAGCCTCCGGAACGGTCGGAGTCTTTCTACTCGGATTGTTCACGTATTCCGTGGGATTATTCGGTTCCAGTTTAGGTAAGAACCAGATGATCTCCATGTTGATTTCTATTATGATTCTGTTAACTCTTTGGGTGATCGGTTTCTTTTCTTACTTGTTCGACGCGGTGACTCGAAAGGTGCTGTTTCACTTGCATATCTTTTCGCATTTTATCGGTTTTTCGAAAGGTGTCTTACCTTTGAATAGCGTTATTTTCTTTTTGAGCGGAACGGTTTTCTTTCTTTATCTCACCGTAAAAGTCCTGGAATCCAGGAGGTGGAGAGGATGAAAAACGAACTTTTGCGCCGCGTTCTTTCCTGGGGATCCACTCTCGGACTTTTAC contains:
- a CDS encoding ABC transporter permease is translated as MFRNIKWIFWKEVRVFFGTYLAPLVLGGTAFLNSLFVLILNFNSGTNYAETTVVTFLSFMSTILIAMLIVSMGSITEEKNRGTLELLFTSPVTDLEIVAGKFLFGALVCLIVSVLVDGLFPLFLYFFWKAPLYIVASGTVGVFLLGLFTYSVGLFGSSLGKNQMISMLISIMILLTLWVIGFFSYLFDAVTRKVLFHLHIFSHFIGFSKGVLPLNSVIFFLSGTVFFLYLTVKVLESRRWRG